A single genomic interval of Meles meles chromosome 9, mMelMel3.1 paternal haplotype, whole genome shotgun sequence harbors:
- the AMER3 gene encoding APC membrane recruitment protein 3, whose amino-acid sequence MELKRGKTFIKSSLQISHEKPPDPSATTLSREDTSPWSVSPGGQQRPYCERAPQVSPSAQGYDRCSNNGAELEPEVGAAAFCGATFKLVRKSKTHDCVPEAGRASTATGQLVGSASFPGPSSSQRMIDYRHFVPQLPFVPAVAKSIPRKRISLKRPKKCFRNLFHARRNKTENVASLVTKGESLSSPGEPSEEGGQPGKTFFPLGEGLGPDSLCQDLSDSELLPDSSFDLCRALCEDVASLKSFDSLTGCGEIFADESSVPSLELNEGPESPAQVSQVLESKVLRGPFQGSVEQLASPAQNEMSDFAKFWDSVNHSVRQQHRALLGPWLGGSQGTDTDRTRLDAAGLAELPLCPCRDPHSGSKASSIDTGTPKSEQPESVSTSDEGYYDSFSPGLEEDKKEASSPGTPAAAFPRDSYSGDALYELFYDPSEGPIGPSLDDDLCVSESLSGPALGAPLSMCSFHVGAEENLAPAPGPDILSQGFLQSSWKGKECLLKLCDTELAITMGIINWLRRGPELRTPPASAPGETATSPRGQAEKLGAGSEKKGPDPVKLEGSGSGASDAGRTTVGSAPRRRELWAHSRPKGLLAGESKVIGGPKQGTSTPSRDSSLECAQVSGEGGMQRCHEGLFSSLGCGASARTDTSSKNKIPNPWPGFQESRPPGNLESFQDPWRPDPGRTTLDVECPLIGCVAEVAALHIHPDCPPPTIQLPRQDTSNGLCRQPQARGTDILQQKQPNNFPSMPVVCGLPSLANPLHSPQDQRCPGHILDLSQLRVEPTRMDAQAYCVSMDDQPLQLSSRAGEQAAHRGQLDQ is encoded by the coding sequence ATGGAACTGAAGAGAGGGAAGACCTTCATCAAATCCAGCCTGCAGATTTCCCATGAGAAGCCCCCAGATCCATCAGCCACCACTCTGTCCAGGGAAGATACAAGTCCCTGGTCAGTCTCACCAGGAGGGCAACAGCGGCCCTACTGTGAAAGGGCCCCACAGGTCAGTCCCAGTGCCCAAGGATATGACAGATGTTCCAACAATGGGGCAGAGCTGGAACCCGAGGTGGGGGCTGCAGCCTTCTGTGGGGCCACCTTCAAACTGGTACGAAAGAGCAAGACTCACGACTGTGTGCCTGAGGCTGGCAGGGCAAGCACAGCCACAGGGCAGCTGGTGGGCAGTGCAAGCTTCCCAGGCCCCTCCAGCAGCCAGCGCATGATTGATTACCGCCATTTTGTGCCCCAGTTGCCCTTTGTGCCAGCTGTGGCCAAGAGCATCCCAAGGAAGAGGATCTCCCTGAAACGACCTAAGAAGTGCTTTCGGAACCTATTCCACGCTCGCAGAAACAAGACTGAGAACGTGGCCTCACTGGTGACCAAGGGTGAGAGCCTGTCTTCCCCTGGGGAGCCATCAGAGGAAGGTGGGCAGCCAGGCAAAACTTTCTTCCCCTTAGGTGAGGGACTGGGGCCAGACAGCTTGTGCCAGGACCTATCTGACAGTGAGCTCCTGCCTGACTCTTCCTTTGACCTCTGCAGGGCCCTGTGTGAGGATGTGGCCTCACTCAAGAGCTTTGACTCTCTCACAGGTTGTGGGGAGATCTTTGCTGATGAAAGCTCAGTGCCATCACTGGAACTGAATGAGGGTCCGGAAAGCCCAGCCCAGGTATCCCAGGTCCTTGAAAGCAAGGTTCTTAGGGGCCCTTTCCAGGGCAGTGTGGAACAGCTGGCATCACCTGCCCAAAATGAGATGTCTGACTTTGCCAAGTTCTGGGACAGTGTGAATCACTCTGTGAGGCAGCAGCACCGTGCCCTACTAGGGCCATGGTTGGGGGGTTCCCAGGGGACAGACACAGACCGTACCAGGCTAGATGCAGCTGGGCTTGCAGAGCTCCCTCTGTGTCCCTGCAGGGACCCCCACAGTGGCTCCAAAGCTAGCTCCATAGACACAGGTACCCCTAAGAGCGAACAGCCGGAATCTGTGTCCACAAGTGATGAGGGCTACTATGACTCCTTCTCACCTGGCCTTGAGGAGGACAAGAAGGAGGCTTCAAGCCCAGGCACACCTGCAGCTGCCTTCCCCCGGGACAGTTACAGTGGAGATGCCCTCTATGAGCTCTTCTATGACCCCAGCGAGGGCCCTATAGGCCCAAGCCTGGATGATGACCTATGTGTGTCTGAGAGTCTGTCAGGACCAGCACTAGGAGCACCACTGTCCATGTGCAGCTTCCACGTGGGGGCAGAGGAGAACTTGGCCCCAGCACCAGGGCCAGATATACTCAGCCAGGGCTTTTTGCAAAGCTCCTGGAAGGGCAAGGAGTGCCTGCTAAAGCTCTGTGACACCGAGCTTGCCATCACCATGGGCATTATCAACTGGCTTCGCCGTGGCCCTGAACTCCGTACCCCACCTGCCTCAGCTCCTGGAGAAACTGCAACCTCACCCAGGGGACAAGCAGAGAAGCTGGGAGCCGGCTCAGAGAAAAAGGGCCCAGATCCAGTGAAGCTGGAGGGCAGTGGGTCTGGGGCTTCAGATGCAGGTAGAACCACTGTGGGCTCAGCACCCAGAAGACGGGAGCTGTGGGCACATTCACGTCCCAAGGGCCTGCTTGCTGGAGAGAGCAAGGTCATAGGAGGGCCCAAGCAGGGAACCAGCACTCCATCTAGGGACTCATCTCTGGAGTGTGCACAAGTgtctggggaaggagggatgcAACGCTGTCATGAAGGCTTGTTTTCCTCTTTGGGGTGTGGAGCCTCTGCAAGAACAGACACTTCCAGCAAAAATAAGATCCCAAACCCTTGGCCTGGCTTCCAAGAGTCCAGGCCTCCTGGGAATTTGGAGAGTTTCCAAGATCCTTGGAGGCCAGATCCTGGCAGAACCACTCTTGATGTAGAATGCCCCTTGATAGGCTGTGTGGCCGAGGTGGCAGCCCTGCACATCCACCCAGATTGCCCACCCCCTACTATACAGCTGCCAAGGCAGGACACAAGCAATGGGCTCTGTAGGCAGCCTCAGGCCAGGGGCACTGATATTCTCCAGCAGAAACAGCCTAACAACTTCCCTAGTATGCCAGTTGTATGTGGCCTGCCCTCCCTGGCTAATCCTCTCCACAGCCCACAGGACCAGAGGTGCCCAGGTCACATCCTGGACCTTAGCCAGCTCAGGGTGGAGCCCACCAGGATGGATGCCCAGGCTTATTGTGTCTCTATGGATGACCAGCCCCTTCAGCTCAGTTCAAGGGCTGGGGAACAGGCAGCACATAGGGGCCAGCTGGATCAATAG